From one Coffea eugenioides isolate CCC68of chromosome 11, Ceug_1.0, whole genome shotgun sequence genomic stretch:
- the LOC113751954 gene encoding putative late blight resistance protein homolog R1B-14 yields MEVLAKHMVSVVQDVSRSFEPWPIPRWKQVEDVSTRNEKLVSSNLKTLKGLKKHIARIVTLYISCPYVMHSTRYGDEHLKRYFNSLLQNLKDISIISKSQRIISQWEKLAVVEERLKYLKTFLCLIFVPFKPGNFVAIAEELAVEISYTLFLCFVDDEFVAHEHTMDYILPDLLRKFNSLLLQLKEVSGGGSSAIRLADDHVLGFVDFLISKLVLLSTKSRFTDEVKVQLQTLADELRFIRSSLMDMLLQNPIQGLESLNISIATLIVDTGFFVYFCPDKTEDEELIMTNYWSLGLHDSLETVQNVQQQAADLFKKYLPLSLQSNCPSSNELEFVDFLINKLKEVMLSGEASIYPLKHQMEMVNEEMVTLRNCLSGVAGLMGNSQIGFLLTRFKHAAYQAKYVLNSLMAGEGSLWLHKLGSFVITNDIKILQKEVKTTWKMNLDSGVHSVSKASTHASTQIHQPPSINVPGCSKDGMQIKIEEDANKLVGRKDAVAEIVGLLTEGSSHLKILSIVGMPGLGKTTLANAVCKHPFVDTCFEVRAWGSLSQVYQKETLLSSIVDQVHANPSHDISGEDVGQMLYQSLKRRRYLIVLDNIWDIETWSGLCSIFPDDKNGSRILFTTRSHGVAAQANSFPYALRLLSSEESCELLWLKLFNGETCPRELSSISKRIACSCKGLPLAVVLIAGALNRTKKEKKSWEKVARTFIRSRSIQEQIWDILDGSYKLLPDHLKPCFWYLGTFPRGTTISVSKLIRLWISEGFIHQPNSGQKSLIQEAESYLNDLIDRSLVLVTRKSSKGGVKECRVHDVLREFCSAILKQERYEMQEHIFPGGISVLYGDFRRPEQNLLSIFPTTKEPQISSLMYYDMTDIEKESGDREDLPKQKELRDLPPRIGDTSLRKRVIFTDLSPIGRVYLTEQVPATGGGITRQGRLHYGSVHKYKYLRVLDLANVLFRNSADTSDLVKIAELVYLRYLAIKIRTNRIPSEIGNLRNLETFHLSGAIGRVTLPEAVWKLVCLRDVIMDHCFFSFQHCSQEFFEDSTQLDNLKSLSTIYIWHGNVEKLARMLPSVQKLGCIFSNSWQECCEASNPFKILECLRELQSLKMSFHVRAPYPFKFTFPSNLKKLTISNARLPWDEISVIGQLPNLEVLKLLSKAFEGQQWDMREGEFQKLKFLKLDSLDIVQWSASGEHLPCLEQLVVLSCQQLEEIPSCFGEISTLQLIELKWCSASAKDSVKQILDDQRDYGNHQLNVTVVGSQCGIP; encoded by the coding sequence ATGGAGGTGCTGGCGAAGCATATGGTCAGTGTGGTCCAAGACGTGAGTCGCTCCTTTGAGCCCTGGCCAATACCACGATGGAAGCAAGTGGAGGATGTATCAACCAGAAATGAGAAACTTGTTTCTTCCAATTTGAAAACTTTGAAGGGTTTGAAGAAACATATTGCCCGCATTGTCACACTGTACATCTCTTGTCCATATGTTATGCACAGTACGAGGTACGGAGATGAACATCTGAAACGTTACTTCAATTCTCTCTTACAGAATCTGAAGGATATCAGTATCATCAGTAAATCCCAAAGAATTATCAGCCAGTGGGAAAAACTTGCAGTAGTCGAAGAGAGGCtaaaatatttgaaaacttTTCTCTGCCTTATTTTTGTGCCGTTTAAGCCGGGAAATTTCGTGGCTATTGCTGAGGAGCTTGCTGTGGAAATCTCATATACACTTTTCCTCTGTTTTGTGGATGATGAGTTCGTCGCCCATGAGCATACGATGGATTATATTCTTCCTGATTTGCTAAGAAAGTTTAATTCTCTTCTTCTACAGCTGAAGGAGGTTTCTGGTGGAGGATCTAGTGCAATAAGACTAGCAGATGATCATGTTCTGGGATTCGTTGACTTTCTCATTTCTAAACTAGTGCTTCTGTCAACCAAGTCTAGGTTCACGGATGAGGTAAAAGTTCAACTTCAGACCCTGGCTGACGAGCTAAGGTTTATTAGGAGCAGTCTCATGGATATGCTATTGCAGAATCCCATTCAAGGATTAGAATCTCTTAATATCTCGATAGCAACTTTGATCGTGGACACTGGATTCTTTGTCTACTTTTGTCCTGATAAAACGGAGGATGAAGAATTAATAATGACCAATTATTGGAGTCTCGGCCTTCATGATTCGCTTGAAACTGTTCAAAATGTCCAGCAACAAGCAGCTGATTTGTTTAAGAAATACTTGCCTCTGTCATTGCAATCTAATTGCCCCAGCAGCAACgaattggaattcgttgatttcctcataaacaaactaaaagagGTAATGCTTTCTGGGGAAGCTTCCATTTATCCATTGAAGCATCAAATGGAAATGGTGAATGAGGAAATGGTAACCTTGAGAAATTGCTTGAGTGGAGTTGCAGGGCTGATGGGGAACTCACAAATAGGATTTCTCTTGACACGGTTTAAGCATGCAGCCTACCAAGCCAAATACGTCCTCAATTCATTGATGGCCGGTGAAGGATCGCTCTGGCTTCATAAGTTGGGCAGCTTTGTCATCACCAACGATATCAAGATACTACAGAAAGAGGTGAAAACCACTTGGAAGATGAATTTGGACAGTGGCGTCCATAGCGTTTCCAAGGCTTCTACTCATGCTTCAACACAAATTCATCAACCCCCATCTATTAATGTACCTGGCTGTTCCAAGGATGGGATGCAAATCAAAATAGAGGAAGATGCTAATAAACTTGTGGGCAGGAAAGATGCAGTAGCAGAAATAGTTGGGCTACTTACTGAAGGATCAAGCCACCTAAAGATTCTCTCTATTGTGGGCATGCCAGGACTAGGTAAGACTACTTTGGCCAATGCTGTGTGTAAGCATCCTTTTGTTGATACGTGCTTTGAGGTTCGTGCATGGGGTAGCTTATCCCAAGTTTACCAGAAAGAGACCTTGCTGTCCAGTATAGTAGATCAAGTGCATGCCAATCCAAGCCACGACATCAGTGGAGAAGATGTTGGTCAAATGCTTTACCAAAGTTTAAAGCGTAGAAGGTACCTGATTGTGTTAGATAATATATGGGATATAGAGACCTGGAGTGGTTTATGTTCAATTTTCCCTGATGACAAGAATGGGAGTAGAATTTTATTTACTACTCGAAGCCATGGTGTTGCAGCACAAGCCAATAGTTTTCCTTATGCTCTTCGTCTACTCTCCAGTGAAGAGAGCTGTGAATTGCTATGGCTAAAGCTGTTTAATGGAGAAACTTGTCCTCGGGAATTGTCAAGTATCTCAAAGCGCATTGCCTGCAGTTGTAAAGGGCTACCACTTGCAGTGGTTCTGATAGCGGGAGCTCTGAACAggacaaagaaagaaaaaaaatcttgggAAAAGGTTGCTAGAACCTTCATCAGGTCGCGAAGCATACAGGAACAAATCTGGGACATCTTAGACGGAAGCTACAAGCTTTTACCAGATCACTTGAAACCATGTTTCTGGTATTTGGGAACATTTCCACGGGGCACAACAATTTCTGTATCCAAACTGATAAGGTTGTGGATTTCTGAAGGATTTATACATCAGCCAAATTCGGGCCAGAAGAGCTTAATTCAGGAGGCAGAGAGTTACTTGAATGATCTAATTGATAGAAGCCTCGTACTGGTTACCAGAAAAAGTTCCAAAGGAGGAGTCAAAGAATGTCGTGTTCATGATGTACTACGAGAATTTTGCTCAGCAATACTCAAGCAAGAAAGATATGAAATGCAAGAACACATATTTCCCGGTGGAATTTCAGTTCTTTATGGTGATTTTAGAAGGCCTGAGCAGAATCTTCTAAGCATTTTTCCTACAACCAAGGAGCCACAGATCAGTTCTTTGATGTATTATGATATGACCGATATAGAAAAAGAATCCGGAGATAGAGAGGATCTGCCTAAACAGAAGGAGTTGAGGGATTTGCCTCCTCGAATTGGAGATACTAGTCTCCGTAAACGGGTGATATTCACCGATTTGAGTCCCATTGGTAGAGTTTATCTCACAGAACAGGTGCCAGCGACAGGGGGTGGAATTACCCGACAGGGACGATTACATTATGGTTCTGTTCACAAGTATAAATACCTCAGGGTCTTGGATTTGGCAAATGTCCTATTCCGAAATAGTGCCGACACTTCTGATCTTGTCAAGATAGCTGAGCTGGTTTATCTGAGATATTTAGCTATTAAAATTCGCACAAATAGAATCCCCTCAGAAATAGGCAATCTCCGAAACTTAGAAACTTTTCATCTCAGTGGAGCAATTGGTAGAGTCACGTTACCAGAGGCTGTTTGGAAACTGGTATGCTTGCGGGATGTTATAATGGATCATTGTTTCTTCAGTTTCCAACACTGCAGTCAAGAATTTTTTGAGGATTCTACCCAGTTGGATAACTTAAAATCACTGTCCACGATTTATATATGGCATGGAAATGTTGAGAAGTTGGCGAGGATGCTACCCAGTGTTCAGAAGCTAGGATGTATATTTTCGAATTCTTGGCAAGAATGTTGTGAAGCCAGCAATCCCTTTAAAATATTGGAGTGCTTGCGTGAGCTTCAATCACTCAAGATGTCCTTCCATGTTAGGGCGCCATATCCTTTTAAGTTTACGTTCCCTTCAAATCTGAAAAAGTTGACAATATCAAATGCTCGCCTACCATGGGATGAAATTTCAGTCATTGGTCAGCTACCCAACCTTGAGGTTCTGAAATTACTCAGCAAGGCATTTGAGGGCCAGCAATGGGACATGAGAGAAGGTGAATTCCAGAAACTGAAGTTCTTGAAACTGGACTCTCTGGATATTGTACAATGGAGTGCCTCTGGCGAGCACCTGCCCTGCCTTGAGCAACTTGTGGTGCTAAGCTGTCAGCAACTCGAGGAGATCCCTTCTTGTTTTGGAGAAATTTCAACTCTACAGTTGATTGAGTTGAAATGGTGCAGCGCTTCAGCCAAGGATTCTGTCAAGCAAATTCTAGATGACCAGCGTGATTATGGCAATCATCAGCTCAATGTCACCGTTGTCGGTTCCCAATGTGGTATACCATAA